The following coding sequences are from one Triticum aestivum cultivar Chinese Spring chromosome 5A, IWGSC CS RefSeq v2.1, whole genome shotgun sequence window:
- the LOC123104129 gene encoding uncharacterized protein — protein MMNRQFANMIVHNYPKGVYSLRRINLMEYLFYPSTEAAEKAEVNKKGWLSTMLKGSPKQSLPKTNINFSSLPNMADLTTRHFFSLLRGQGEGSVMFVSPNVHTMMYDTSTDFVFGMPQANFCKQSDSIALSITRRSYGQDNHKLYVIGKGEDNALFEVLNYTRTTDLNNSSWYWRPLPCPPLFRPCLPGSNSKVCPPSAAAVLDAATICVSSVDAGACAFFDTATREWRQAGSWVLPIHGAAEYVPEFDLWFGLDDVIGNPNHCLRAFDFDSSRRPVVRHSWNYLSVLPDEWLPRQRHLLNMGSGKFCIATSFRNLLRHTSCRPLHGAVNELTVLTGVEVVRNVNGFQIIKHKSECYSLEDNRIHCVL, from the coding sequence ATGATGAATCGTCAGTTTGCGAATATGATAGTACACAATTACCCCAAGGGAGTTTATTCCCTGCGCCGGATCAACCTCATGGAGTATCTCTTCTACCCTTCAACAGAAGCTGCCGAAAAGGCAGAAGTGAATAAGAAGGGATGGTTATCCACCATGTTGAAAGGGAGCCCCAAGCAGAGTCTGCCCAAGACGAACATCAACTTCTCATCACTGCCTAACATGGCCGACTTAACTACCAGGCATTTCTTCTCCCTGCTGAGAGGGCAGGGGGAGGGCTCTGTCATGTTTGTCAGCCCTAACGTCCACACGATGATGTACGACACTAGCACGGACTTCGTCTTTGGCATGCCACAAGCCAACTTCTGTAAGCAGAGTGACTCAATCGCCCTGTCCATCACTCGGCGGAGCTATGGCCAGGACAACCACAAGCTCTATGTCATAGGAAAAGGAGAGGACAATGCCTTGTTCGAGGTCTTGAACTATACCAGGACAACTGATCTGAACAACTCGTCTTGGTACTGGCGACCTCTACCCTGCCCGCCACTGTTTCGGCCGTGCCTGCCTGGCAGCAACAGCAAAGTTTGTCCTCCCTCTGCAGCCGCTGTGTTGGATGCCGCCACAATATGTGTCTCATCTGTGGATGCTGGAGCCTGCGCCTTCTTTGACACGGCAACGCGCGAGTGGAGGCAGGCTGGCAGCTGGGTGCTGCCCATCCACGGTGCGGCGGAGTATGTCCCTGAGTTTGACCTCTGGTTTGGCCTCGACGATGTCATTGGCAACCCCAACCATTGCCTGCGTGCTTTTGACTTCGATTCCTCCAGGCGACCGGTGGTGCGGCACTCCTGGAACTATCTCAGCGTCCTGCCCGATGAGTGGTTGCCGCGGCAGAGGCACCTGCTAAACATGGGCTCAGGCAAGTTCTGCATCGCCACCAGCTTTCGAAATCTCTTGAGGCACACCTCGTGCAGACCACTTCATGGTGCAGTCAATGAGCTTACTGTCTTGACCGGCGTGGAGGTGGTGCGCAATGTCAATGGTTTCCAGATCATCAAGCACAAGTCTGAATGTTACAGCTTGGAGGACAATAGAATCCACTGTGTGCTCTGA